Proteins encoded together in one Microbacterium sp. ABRD28 window:
- a CDS encoding DNA mismatch repair protein, translating into MTTLTDRARSLAEPTSHPGLRLVDAGGRMWRVVDRGGRIVGHIQTFRDADVPPFHALRYSTRIRRFFELGRFWTLDDAVSCLHYSR; encoded by the coding sequence ATGACCACTCTCACCGACCGCGCGAGGTCCCTCGCAGAACCGACGTCGCATCCCGGCTTGCGGCTCGTCGATGCCGGCGGGCGGATGTGGCGGGTCGTCGACCGTGGCGGACGCATCGTCGGTCACATTCAGACCTTCCGCGATGCGGACGTGCCACCGTTCCACGCCCTCCGCTACTCGACGCGGATCCGGCGCTTCTTCGAACTGGGGCGGTTCTGGACCTTGGACGACGCGGTGTCGTGCCTCCACTACTCCCGGTGA
- a CDS encoding PLP-dependent aminotransferase family protein, with protein sequence MDSRISARSLSHALGGWRTREPTYEALADGIRLLCLDNRLAPRTSLPAERELAGVLGLSRSTVAAAYRSLRDTGHIHSVRGSGSITLPLLRRDPGITSDVHRDDIDLQQASPAAWPGLAGLIAETVADAPTIVARTGYDIVGRHELRLRVAEQYAARGLATSPDQILITTGAQSAIHLLARALITRGDRVLVETPTYPHAAEALRQAGGRLTAVPVTVREGWDIERAAQVSQRTLPVAAYLMPDFHNPTGRSMSAAERDALARGAERAGTTLILDETTADLDIDRGPLARGFDRIDPSLVIRIGSLGKTVWGGLRVGWIRAAPELIRRLVALRSAQDLGTPELEQVVAAAVLDRFGDVVTQRRHMLREGRDVIIAALRERLPRFTVPQPQGGVSLWIEMDAPLSAALVMDARHRGLLLTSGPRFSVDGGHDRYLRVPFTAAPETLIRAADILVESWSTVSRAAPPTLLREEAMV encoded by the coding sequence ATGGATTCCCGCATCTCGGCGCGCTCCCTTTCCCACGCTCTCGGGGGATGGCGCACACGAGAACCCACCTACGAGGCGTTGGCCGACGGCATCCGACTCCTGTGCTTGGACAACCGACTGGCGCCGCGCACATCTCTGCCCGCCGAGCGGGAACTGGCCGGGGTTCTGGGCCTGAGCCGCAGCACGGTCGCCGCCGCCTACCGGAGCCTGCGCGACACCGGTCACATCCACAGCGTGCGCGGATCGGGCAGCATCACCCTCCCTCTTCTCAGGAGGGACCCCGGCATCACCTCCGATGTCCACCGCGATGACATCGATCTCCAGCAGGCGAGCCCGGCCGCGTGGCCGGGTCTGGCCGGCCTCATCGCCGAAACGGTGGCCGACGCGCCCACGATCGTCGCCCGCACCGGCTACGACATCGTCGGACGGCACGAGCTCCGACTGCGGGTAGCCGAGCAGTATGCCGCGCGGGGCCTTGCGACCTCCCCGGATCAGATCCTCATCACCACCGGTGCGCAGAGTGCGATTCATCTCCTCGCCCGCGCTCTGATCACGCGCGGCGACCGCGTGCTCGTCGAGACCCCCACCTATCCGCACGCGGCGGAGGCGCTGCGGCAGGCGGGTGGGCGACTGACCGCGGTTCCGGTCACCGTCCGGGAGGGATGGGACATCGAACGAGCGGCGCAGGTCTCACAACGGACGCTCCCGGTGGCGGCGTATCTGATGCCCGACTTCCACAATCCGACGGGTCGGTCGATGAGTGCGGCAGAGCGCGACGCCCTCGCACGCGGGGCCGAGCGCGCGGGGACCACGCTGATCCTCGACGAGACCACGGCCGATCTGGACATCGACCGAGGGCCTCTCGCCCGCGGCTTCGACCGGATCGATCCGAGTCTGGTGATTCGCATCGGTTCACTCGGCAAGACGGTTTGGGGCGGGCTCCGCGTCGGATGGATTCGTGCGGCACCGGAGTTGATCCGCCGTCTCGTCGCGCTGCGCAGTGCGCAGGATCTCGGAACGCCCGAGCTGGAGCAGGTCGTCGCGGCGGCTGTCCTGGACCGTTTCGGCGATGTGGTCACTCAGCGCCGGCATATGTTGCGGGAGGGGAGGGACGTGATCATCGCCGCACTCCGCGAGCGGTTGCCGCGCTTCACTGTTCCCCAACCACAGGGCGGGGTCTCCCTGTGGATCGAAATGGATGCACCCCTCAGTGCGGCGCTCGTCATGGACGCTCGCCATCGTGGCCTGCTGCTCACGTCGGGACCCCGGTTCTCGGTCGACGGCGGACACGACCGATACCTCCGGGTGCCTTTCACCGCAGCTCCGGAAACGCTGATCCGGGCGGCGGACATCCTGGTCGAATCGTGGTCGACCGTCTCCCGGGCCGCGCCCCCGACGCTGCTGCGCGAAGAAGCGATGGTCTGA
- a CDS encoding methyltransferase: MSTTDTHSTLWVAYGTGGVVGSIRKSGDGYTVTMAGAEETAGTYPTMDVAKNALHARMRPGSAWPTFEEH; encoded by the coding sequence ATGAGCACAACCGACACGCACTCGACCCTCTGGGTGGCCTACGGGACAGGCGGGGTGGTGGGAAGCATCCGCAAGTCCGGCGATGGCTACACCGTGACGATGGCGGGGGCCGAAGAGACGGCCGGCACCTACCCGACCATGGATGTCGCCAAGAACGCCCTGCACGCCCGGATGCGGCCGGGGAGCGCCTGGCCGACCTTCGAGGAGCACTGA
- the orn gene encoding oligoribonuclease, producing MVGASENDRLVWIDCEMTGLDLAVDELVEIAIVVTDFELRPLDPGFQVVIKPDASAMENMSDFVRTMHETSGLLQEIPGGVTVADAEFQALEYIQRFAPQEGKAPLAGNTIGTDRMFLAKYMPRVDRWLHYRNVDVSSIKELSRRWYPRAYIHAPAKNGGHRALADIRESITELAYYRQAVFVPEPGPTSDGARAAAASVVSAFSPGV from the coding sequence ATGGTGGGTGCTTCGGAGAATGACCGGCTCGTGTGGATCGACTGCGAGATGACCGGCCTCGACCTCGCGGTCGACGAGCTCGTCGAGATCGCGATCGTGGTCACGGACTTCGAGCTGCGACCGTTGGATCCGGGATTCCAGGTCGTCATCAAGCCGGACGCCTCGGCGATGGAGAACATGAGCGATTTCGTGCGCACCATGCACGAGACCTCGGGCCTTCTGCAGGAGATCCCCGGCGGTGTCACGGTTGCCGACGCGGAGTTCCAGGCGTTGGAGTACATTCAGCGCTTCGCCCCGCAGGAGGGCAAAGCCCCGCTGGCCGGCAACACCATCGGAACGGACAGGATGTTCCTGGCGAAGTACATGCCGCGTGTCGATCGATGGCTGCACTATCGCAACGTCGACGTCTCCAGCATCAAGGAGCTCTCGCGTCGCTGGTATCCCCGTGCCTACATCCACGCACCGGCGAAGAACGGCGGCCATCGCGCGCTCGCTGACATCCGCGAGTCCATCACCGAGTTGGCCTACTACCGGCAGGCGGTCTTCGTGCCCGAACCTGGACCGACCAGCGACGGAGCCCGTGCGGCGGCCGCATCCGTGGTGTCGGCGTTCTCCCCCGGTGTATGA
- a CDS encoding metallopeptidase family protein: MLEMDADAFERLVIEELDLLPDDMVDGLDNVVFVVEDRPEDPAQELLGLYEGWALTERDRYGMGELPDRIVLYREPHLAACADEQALRHEVHTTLVHEIAHFYGIDDDKLHELGWA; encoded by the coding sequence ATGCTCGAGATGGATGCGGATGCTTTCGAGCGTCTCGTGATCGAAGAGCTCGATCTCCTCCCCGACGACATGGTCGACGGTCTCGACAACGTCGTCTTCGTGGTCGAGGACCGGCCTGAGGATCCCGCACAGGAGTTGCTCGGCCTGTACGAGGGTTGGGCGTTGACCGAGCGTGATCGGTACGGCATGGGAGAACTGCCCGACCGCATCGTGCTGTACCGCGAACCCCACCTCGCCGCATGCGCTGACGAGCAGGCTCTGCGACATGAGGTGCACACCACCCTCGTCCATGAGATCGCCCATTTCTACGGCATCGACGACGACAAGCTGCACGAGCTCGGGTGGGCGTGA
- the clpS gene encoding ATP-dependent Clp protease adapter ClpS — MASTTQTQERLDQLIEERTTGGWQTVVWNDPVNLMSYVTHVFREYFGFPAAKAERLMLAVHHVGHAVVAEGAREQMELHTQAMHDYGLWATVRRAPAA; from the coding sequence ATGGCGTCGACGACGCAGACTCAGGAGCGCCTCGACCAGCTGATCGAGGAGAGGACGACTGGTGGGTGGCAGACGGTGGTCTGGAATGATCCTGTCAACCTGATGAGCTATGTCACCCATGTCTTTCGCGAGTACTTCGGATTTCCCGCGGCCAAGGCCGAGCGGCTCATGCTCGCCGTCCACCACGTGGGTCATGCCGTCGTGGCCGAGGGGGCGCGGGAGCAGATGGAATTGCACACCCAGGCGATGCACGACTACGGCCTGTGGGCGACCGTGAGAAGGGCTCCCGCCGCGTGA
- a CDS encoding DUF2017 family protein, translated as MNTVPLVLQITRLEATHLGDLVDQFAELVSDPSEGDPAVLRLVPDAYTDDPEAAREFRDVTERDLLHRRHRDAQLVKISLSPAATLASVTTAGAEGWEEVDLVLDPDTVQAWMRTLAAVRLVIASRLGITDEDQHDDGDPRFGVYDWLGYRLEGLIRAIENAETAER; from the coding sequence GTGAACACCGTCCCTCTCGTTCTGCAGATCACGCGCCTGGAGGCGACCCATCTCGGTGATCTGGTCGACCAGTTCGCCGAGCTCGTCAGCGACCCCTCGGAGGGCGACCCCGCCGTGCTCCGGCTCGTCCCCGATGCGTACACCGACGACCCCGAGGCGGCTCGAGAGTTCCGCGACGTCACCGAACGAGACCTCCTTCACCGTCGGCACAGGGATGCACAGCTCGTGAAAATCAGTCTGTCTCCGGCGGCGACACTCGCATCCGTCACCACGGCGGGGGCCGAGGGCTGGGAAGAGGTCGATCTCGTTCTGGACCCCGACACCGTGCAGGCATGGATGCGAACCCTCGCTGCCGTGAGACTCGTCATCGCGTCCCGGCTCGGCATCACCGACGAAGATCAGCACGATGACGGCGATCCGCGGTTCGGCGTGTACGACTGGTTGGGCTATCGCCTGGAAGGCCTGATCCGGGCCATCGAGAACGCGGAGACCGCCGAGCGCTGA
- the dinB gene encoding DNA polymerase IV: MGRGDGSGRLVSPEGADDTGAGILHVDMDAFYASVEVLDDPTLRGKPLIIGAPESRSVVSSASYEARRFGVRSAMPVSQALRLCPAALVIPPRFPRYLELSAEVMALFHEITPLVEPLSIDEAFLDVRGVRRLWGSPGDVARLLRARVRDEVGLPCSVGAAATKHVAKMASTLSKPDGLLIVPEAATTRFLAGRSVSELWGVGPKATDALAARGIRTVADIIDSPPAMIDRVLGAALGARVRQLAQGVDPREVETTRVEKSVGHEETFADDIDDPGVLRVELRRLADRVGARLRESGWEAGTVSIKVRFADFSTVTRAQALPETTAVGQRIGAAAIDLFDALDRRGPIRLVGVRAEKLRPSATAVPTLWDDDDDWRRVEGVLDGAAAKFGRGSITRATLLDGHVKDRRKTGQ, encoded by the coding sequence ATGGGTCGCGGTGACGGCAGCGGCCGGCTCGTCTCACCGGAGGGTGCAGATGACACGGGGGCCGGCATCCTCCACGTCGACATGGATGCGTTCTACGCCTCCGTCGAGGTGCTGGATGACCCGACCCTGCGTGGCAAGCCGCTGATCATCGGTGCCCCTGAGAGCCGCTCCGTCGTTTCCAGCGCTTCCTACGAGGCGCGGCGCTTCGGCGTGCGCTCGGCGATGCCGGTCTCGCAGGCGCTCCGACTCTGCCCTGCCGCGTTGGTGATCCCCCCGCGGTTCCCGCGTTACCTCGAGCTTTCGGCCGAGGTCATGGCGCTCTTCCACGAGATCACGCCTCTGGTCGAGCCCCTGTCCATCGACGAAGCCTTCTTGGATGTGCGCGGGGTGCGGCGACTGTGGGGGAGTCCGGGCGATGTCGCCCGACTCCTGCGTGCGCGGGTGCGCGACGAGGTCGGACTTCCCTGCTCCGTGGGCGCCGCAGCGACCAAGCACGTGGCGAAGATGGCGTCCACGCTGAGCAAACCGGACGGTCTCCTCATCGTTCCCGAAGCAGCGACGACCCGCTTTCTCGCCGGTCGCAGCGTGAGTGAGCTGTGGGGCGTCGGACCCAAGGCGACCGACGCGCTGGCGGCGCGGGGCATCCGCACGGTCGCCGACATCATCGACTCTCCTCCGGCGATGATCGATCGCGTGCTCGGCGCTGCCCTCGGTGCTCGTGTCCGCCAGCTGGCCCAGGGTGTCGACCCACGTGAGGTCGAGACGACACGGGTCGAGAAGAGCGTCGGACATGAAGAGACCTTCGCCGACGACATCGACGACCCTGGTGTCCTGCGGGTCGAGCTGCGCCGCCTTGCCGATCGCGTCGGTGCGCGTCTGAGGGAATCCGGCTGGGAAGCCGGGACGGTGTCGATCAAGGTGCGCTTCGCCGACTTCAGCACCGTGACGCGTGCGCAGGCCCTGCCGGAGACGACGGCGGTCGGGCAGCGCATCGGGGCAGCTGCCATCGACCTTTTCGACGCTCTCGATCGACGCGGCCCGATTCGGCTGGTCGGCGTCCGGGCCGAGAAGCTTCGACCCTCCGCGACCGCTGTGCCGACGCTGTGGGACGATGACGACGACTGGCGGCGGGTCGAGGGGGTCCTCGACGGCGCTGCCGCGAAGTTCGGACGTGGAAGCATCACCCGTGCGACGCTTCTTGACGGTCACGTCAAGGATCGGCGCAAGACTGGGCAATGA
- the gatB gene encoding Asp-tRNA(Asn)/Glu-tRNA(Gln) amidotransferase subunit GatB, with protein MGRDKLMDFDEALERFEPVLGFEVHVELNTRTKMFSGAPNPANSTNHDAAPNTLVAPVDMGLPGALPVVNEEAVRASISLGLALGCQIAPSSRFARKNYFYPDLGKNYQISQYDEPIAFEGSVEVELEDGTVVTVPIERAHMEEDAGKLTHVGGSTGRIQGAEYSLVDYNRAGVPLVEIVTKPIFGAEHRAPDIAKAYVQTIRDIVLALGISDARMERGNLRCDANVSLRPRGQEKLGTRTETKNVNSMRSVERAVRYEIQRQAAILAAGGTITQETRHWHEDTGTTSPGRPKSDADDYRYFPEPDLLPVAPAESLIEELRAALPEQPVVRRRRLRSDWGFADIEFRGVVNAGLLSEVEATVAAGATPAAARKWWMSEISRVANADGREPGALVTPAQVAELQRLVDEGTLTDKLARQVLEGVIAGEGDPAHVVTSRGLAVVSDDTALIAAIDEALAAQPDVLDKIRDGKVQAAGAVIGAVMKAMRGQADAARVRELILERASQ; from the coding sequence ATGGGTCGCGACAAGCTGATGGACTTCGACGAAGCCCTAGAGCGTTTCGAGCCTGTGCTCGGGTTCGAGGTGCACGTCGAACTGAACACCCGCACGAAGATGTTCTCAGGCGCACCCAACCCCGCGAACAGCACCAACCACGATGCGGCGCCGAACACGCTGGTCGCCCCGGTCGACATGGGGCTTCCCGGCGCTCTGCCCGTCGTCAACGAGGAGGCCGTACGCGCCTCGATCAGCCTCGGGCTCGCCCTCGGATGCCAGATCGCACCATCGAGCAGATTCGCGCGGAAGAACTACTTCTACCCCGACCTCGGCAAGAACTATCAGATCTCTCAGTATGACGAGCCGATCGCGTTCGAGGGTTCTGTCGAGGTCGAGCTGGAGGACGGGACGGTCGTGACCGTTCCGATCGAGCGCGCCCACATGGAGGAGGATGCCGGCAAGCTCACGCACGTCGGCGGATCGACCGGCCGCATCCAGGGGGCGGAGTACTCCCTCGTCGACTACAACCGTGCCGGCGTGCCCCTGGTGGAGATCGTCACGAAGCCGATCTTCGGAGCGGAGCACCGAGCGCCCGACATCGCCAAGGCCTATGTCCAGACCATCCGCGACATCGTGCTCGCGTTGGGCATCTCGGACGCGCGGATGGAGCGGGGGAACCTCCGCTGCGACGCCAATGTCTCGCTGCGTCCCCGTGGTCAGGAGAAGCTCGGAACGCGCACCGAGACGAAGAACGTCAACTCGATGCGGTCGGTCGAGCGGGCCGTCCGCTACGAGATCCAGCGTCAGGCGGCGATCCTCGCCGCAGGCGGGACGATCACACAGGAGACACGCCACTGGCACGAGGACACCGGCACGACCTCGCCGGGTCGGCCGAAGTCCGACGCGGACGACTACCGGTACTTCCCCGAGCCGGACCTGCTTCCCGTCGCCCCCGCGGAGTCGCTCATCGAGGAGCTGCGCGCGGCCCTGCCGGAGCAGCCCGTCGTGCGCCGCCGGCGTCTGAGGTCGGACTGGGGTTTCGCGGACATCGAGTTCCGGGGGGTGGTCAATGCCGGCCTCTTGAGCGAAGTCGAGGCCACTGTCGCAGCCGGCGCGACGCCTGCCGCCGCCCGCAAGTGGTGGATGAGCGAGATCAGCCGTGTCGCCAATGCCGATGGCCGAGAGCCGGGAGCGCTCGTCACCCCCGCGCAGGTCGCCGAGCTCCAGCGGCTGGTCGACGAGGGGACGCTCACCGACAAGCTGGCGCGCCAGGTGCTCGAGGGTGTGATCGCCGGAGAGGGAGACCCGGCGCACGTCGTGACCTCGCGGGGCCTCGCGGTCGTCTCGGACGACACCGCGTTGATCGCCGCGATCGACGAGGCGCTGGCAGCGCAGCCGGACGTACTGGACAAGATCCGCGACGGCAAGGTCCAGGCCGCCGGAGCGGTGATCGGTGCGGTCATGAAGGCGATGCGAGGACAGGCGGATGCCGCGCGCGTGCGTGAGCTGATCCTCGAGCGCGCGTCTCAGTGA
- the gatA gene encoding Asp-tRNA(Asn)/Glu-tRNA(Gln) amidotransferase subunit GatA, whose amino-acid sequence MSAAGEIIRLTAADLASRLRSGEMSSVEATGAHLDRIREVDGDVHAFLHVNDRALEVAEDIDRRRAAGEELGPLAGVPLAIKDVLVTTDMPSTSGSRILEGYMSPYDATVVARARAAGMVPLGKTNMDEFAMGSSTEHSAYGPTRNPWDLDRIPGGSGGGSAAAVAAFEAPLALGSDTGGSIRQPAHVTGTVGMKPTYGGVSRYGAIALASSLDQVGPVTRTVLDAGLLHDVIGGHDPHDATSLEQTWPSFAAAARDGASGEVLRGLRVGVISELPDSGFQPGVSSRFRETLDAMAAQGAEIVEVSAPHFEYGVAAYYLILPAEASSNLAKFDSVRFGMRVIPHAGATVEEVMAATREAGFGDEVKRRVILGTYALSAGYYDAYYGSAQKVRTLIQSDFDAAFAQVDVLATPSAPTTAFRLGEKLDDPLQMYLNDVTTIPANLAGVPGISIPAGLAPEDGLPVGIQFLAPAREDARLYRVGAAVEALLVDEWGGPLLDRMPLRGGVA is encoded by the coding sequence GTGAGCGCGGCCGGCGAGATCATCCGTCTCACCGCCGCCGACCTCGCGTCGCGGTTGAGGAGCGGCGAGATGTCCAGTGTCGAGGCGACCGGTGCGCACCTCGACCGCATCCGCGAGGTCGACGGGGATGTCCACGCCTTCCTCCACGTCAACGACCGTGCCCTCGAGGTGGCCGAGGACATCGATCGACGACGAGCCGCAGGCGAGGAGCTCGGTCCGCTGGCGGGTGTGCCCCTGGCGATCAAGGACGTCCTGGTCACAACCGACATGCCCTCGACCAGCGGGTCACGGATCCTCGAGGGGTACATGTCGCCCTACGACGCCACCGTGGTCGCCCGTGCCCGTGCCGCCGGGATGGTGCCGCTCGGCAAGACGAACATGGACGAGTTCGCGATGGGCTCCTCCACGGAGCACTCCGCGTACGGACCCACGCGCAACCCTTGGGATCTCGACCGGATTCCCGGTGGTTCCGGTGGTGGCTCGGCCGCCGCGGTCGCCGCGTTCGAGGCGCCTCTGGCGCTCGGATCCGATACCGGCGGCTCCATTCGCCAGCCCGCGCACGTCACGGGGACCGTGGGCATGAAGCCCACCTACGGCGGGGTATCGCGGTACGGCGCCATCGCGCTCGCATCGAGCCTCGACCAGGTCGGCCCGGTGACGCGGACGGTTCTCGACGCCGGACTGCTTCACGACGTCATCGGCGGCCACGACCCGCACGATGCCACGTCGCTCGAGCAGACCTGGCCGTCTTTCGCCGCCGCGGCACGCGACGGCGCATCGGGGGAGGTCCTGCGCGGACTCCGGGTCGGCGTCATCTCCGAGCTTCCCGACAGCGGATTCCAGCCGGGCGTCTCTTCGCGCTTCCGAGAGACCCTCGACGCCATGGCGGCGCAGGGTGCCGAGATCGTCGAGGTCAGTGCCCCGCACTTCGAGTACGGGGTCGCGGCCTACTACCTCATCCTTCCTGCGGAGGCATCGAGCAACCTGGCCAAGTTCGACTCGGTCCGGTTCGGCATGCGTGTGATCCCCCATGCCGGGGCGACCGTCGAAGAGGTCATGGCGGCCACGCGCGAGGCCGGGTTCGGTGACGAGGTGAAGCGACGCGTCATCCTCGGCACGTATGCGCTGTCCGCGGGCTATTACGACGCGTACTACGGCAGCGCGCAGAAGGTCCGCACCCTCATCCAGTCGGACTTCGACGCCGCCTTCGCGCAGGTCGACGTGCTGGCCACTCCCTCGGCTCCCACGACGGCGTTCCGGCTCGGCGAGAAGCTCGACGATCCGCTGCAGATGTACCTCAACGACGTCACCACCATCCCGGCGAACCTTGCGGGTGTCCCCGGGATCTCGATCCCTGCGGGTCTTGCACCCGAGGACGGGCTGCCGGTGGGGATCCAGTTCCTGGCTCCCGCCCGTGAGGACGCGAGGCTGTATCGGGTCGGGGCTGCGGTCGAGGCGCTACTGGTCGATGAATGGGGTGGTCCCCTGCTGGACCGCATGCCGCTGCGGGGAGGGGTCGCCTGA